One Mercurialis annua linkage group LG3, ddMerAnnu1.2, whole genome shotgun sequence DNA window includes the following coding sequences:
- the LOC126673869 gene encoding plant intracellular Ras-group-related LRR protein 9-like yields the protein MDPNPKSFPILSYVMARLPSFRPKSPSATGTDTSFDIEQPPPRSPSDPSSSQSLQLTSQLPHLTDPKLLESMTQAISDVSQLRSVLQTLGPRPDHETVDKAKLKLAEIESDLSKQLEEIVLTPRPVEVERGEWRSRLADKEQGSRKTAEKETSLCKMVLQMDEMHQQYEKMLKDAEQRLVKIYEKAERGEDEENYVDEDKDKEEVNEEVVGIMQEANVKVLETVDLSNRGLRILPDAFGRISGLKVLNLSNNQLEAIPDSISGLEILEELNLASNLLEALPDSIGLLLNLKILNASSNKLESLPDSISHCRSLLELDVSFNRLKYLPTNIGYELVYLKKLSIQLNKLHSFPTSIGEMRSLQYLDAHFNELQSLPLSFGRLANLEILNLSSNFSDLTSLPDTFGDLTNLKELDISNNQIQDLPVTFGRLDNLTKLNLDQNPLIIPPPDVIKEGVEAVKLFMAKRWLDILVEEERKSMLEVQEQTPTGWLTRSTSWLKNYATNVTDNVSEYLTPRARSPRDAYLNQQF from the exons ATGGATCCGAACCCGAAATCCTTCCCGATTCTTTCCTACGTCATGGCCCGACTCCCCTCATTCCGGCCCAAATCCCCGTCCGCCACCGGAACGGACACCTCCTTCGACATCGAACAACCGCCGCCTCGCTCGCCTTCCGATCCTTCCTCAAGCCAATCGTTACAGCTCACCTCTCAATTACCACACTTAACCGACCCGAAACTCTTGGAATCAATGACCCAAGCCATATCCGACGTGTCACAGCTTCGATCCGTACTCCAAACCCTAGGACCCCGACCCGACCACGAAACGGTCGACAAGGCGAAATTAAAACTCGCGGAAATTGAATCGGACCTATCCAAACAGCTGGAGGAAATCGTCCTGACGCCGCGGCCGGTGGAGGTGGAGAGGGGGGAATGGCGGTCGCGGTTGGCGGATAAGGAGCAGGGGAGCAGAAAAACCGCGGAGAAAGAGACGAGTTTGTGTAAAATGGTGCTGCAAATGGATGAAATGCATCAACAGTATGAGAAGATGTTGAAGGATGCGGAGCAGCGGTTGGTTAAAATTTATGAGAAAGCAGAGAGGGGAGAAGATGAGGAAAATTATGTAGATGAAGATAAGGATAAAGAAGAGGTGAATGAGGAGGTGGTTGGGATAATGCAGGAGGCAAATGTGAAGGTTTTGGAGACGGTTGATTTATCGAATCGGGGATTGAGGATTTTGCCGGACGCGTTTGGGAGGATTTCCGGATTGAAAGTTCTTAATTTGTCGAATAATCAGCTCGAG GCTATTCCTGACTCAATATCTGGGCTAGAAATTCTTGAGGAGCTAAATCTGGCTTCCAATCTTCTGGAAGCTTTGCCAGATTCTATTGGATTGCTACTCaacttgaaaattttaaatgcATCCAGCAATAAGCTCGAGTCCTTGCCTGACTCCATTTCTCATTGCCG GTCATTACTGGAGTTGGATGTGAGCTTCAACCGTCTTAAATATTTGCCGACTAATATTGGCTATGAACTGGTGTATCTTAAAAAACTGTCAATCCAATTGAACAAGCTGCATTCTTTTCCCACTTCTATTGGCGAGATGAGATCTCTGCAGTACCTGGATGCTCACTTTAATGAGCTTCAAAGCCTTCCCCTTTCATTTGGGAGACTGGCAAATCTCGAGATCCTCAATTTGAGCAGTAATTTCAGTGACCTGACATCACTCCCAGACACTTTTGGTGATTTGacaaatctcaaggaacttgaTATCAGCAATAATCAGATTCAAGATCTGCCTGTTACATTTGGTCGGCTAGATAACTTGACGAAGTTGAACTTAGACCAAAATCCTCTAATAATTCCACCACCAGATGTCATAAAGGAGGGGGTTGAAGCTGTTAAGCTTTTCATGGCTAAAAGGTGGCTTGACATACTGGTGGAGGAAGAACGAAAGAGCATGCTTGAAGTACAAGAACAGACACCGACTGGGTGGTTGACACGAAGCACATCTTGGTTGAAGAACTATGCTACAAATGTTACTGACAATGTCTCGGAATATCTGACTCCAAGAGCAAGATCTCCAAGGGACGCTTATCTTAATCAGCAGTTTTGA